A window of Malania oleifera isolate guangnan ecotype guangnan chromosome 2, ASM2987363v1, whole genome shotgun sequence genomic DNA:
ACAAAATATACAGTCAAAACTACTTCAAATGCAAGATTTCCTTGTGAGTCGAAAGGCAACATGCACCTGCAATTGCTTTTGTTTGTGCAGCGACAATAGCCATTGTAGATCCTGATTCTCGCTGCTCAAGAGTCTCCCCAACACAAGCAATCACTTTCAAGCCTTGGGAAAGTGCATACGCAACTTTATCCCCAACAAACTGAATTTACATGCATATAGATCAGAGAGTTAGAAACAGAAGAAAATTACTGAACAAGAGAAGAAGACAACAGCACATGCATAGCTGAGAAGCCATAATTTTTCCACTGCAATATATTTTACCTCATTCGATTCGTTCATCAGAAGTCGTCTTTCAGAATGACCAAGAATGACCCAAGGGATGCCCAAGTTGAGGAGCATCTCGGCACTGTAAACAGAAGGATCAGTTTTCAAAAtataaagcattttttttttcccaattttatGAGAACAATGGATAATatgtataatactgaaaataaacaGATCACAAACTTGAAAGACAAGAATCTCTCAGAAAAAAACAGAATCTCTGAATATTTATAATGTAAAATTCAAAACAGATTTGCCAGAAATGCACATTTTATGAATTTACTGGGCAACATTTGTAAAGATTATGCTCCAACAATCAAGGTAGACACAGACACCAACAATGTGTGTTTTTTTTCCAGACAATGTTAAACAATAAAGTTGACTACACTCTTCTAGGAAAATAGTAAATGCTTAAAAATGAGCTCCACCTCAGACATGATCTTGTCGCAGCCTATCCTAGATTTATTACTGTTTGATGTCTctctcataaattttttttttttttttttttcaattgaggAAAACAACACATGCAGGGGAGGGGGAAGGAGACAAGGGTTGATATACATCATTTGCCTAGAGTCTAACTTAAGATTTTAGGTTAAATGGTTGCTTAACATGGTATAAGAACCAGGTTACCAAGAGGTCATGGGTTCTATtcttgttgcccacatttattGTTTGCTTGTAAAAAAATTATGTTGTTCCCCATGTTGGACTTTCATTGTTTTTTTATCTTTCCACATGCAATCGGAGCGCATAAGGAATCTTAAGGCTTGATATGATTGTTGACCCACAGCCTAAAAGGTTAATCTTTTAGGTTAAGTGGTTGCTTAACAAAGACTTCAAGCAAAACTGTTAAACCTTAAGTTCAGTTAACAGAAAAGATCACTTTCCTCCACCAATCTGATTTCCTTTAAATGGTATAGGAAATAAGAAACAGATAAACAAACGGAAATAAAAAGAAACAAACTCAGCCCATAACCCACATTTGAGACAAACCTCCATGAATTCTGCTGGTAACAATGACAACCTCAATAAtgattacaacaacaacaacaacaagccttaagtcccactaagtgaggTCTACGTGAATCCTTTTCTCTGCCAATTCACACAATCAAGGGCATTTTCCTCAACTAATTTATGAGTTTCTTGATCCTTCCTCACAacctcattccaaattattttaggtccaCTCATTCCTCTTCTAATACCATTAACAACAACTGAATCGCTCCTCCTCACTAGCCCACTATTTGGCCTTCATTCCAAATGCACAAACCATCTAAAGCACCCCTCCCTATCTTATCTTCTACTAGTTCTATTCCTAACTTGTtgcaaattttcatttcttaatttatcattTAGTACTTttccactcatccaccttagtaTTGCATTTTGGAAGCTTTAACTTTTTTAAGTTATATTTTATTTGTCCAGCATTTTGATCCATAAAGCATGGCTGGTCTTTTGGTCCTATAGAATTTCCCTTCTAATTTTAAGGTATCCTACAATTGTATAGCAAGCTCGAAGTACTCCTACATTTTAtccaacctactttaactttaTGTCCTACATCCTCTTCAGTTCCTCTTTCCACTTGCATGAGAGATCCAAAATATAGATATCTACTAGTgttgtttatttgttgattatcAAGCATAATCTTACCTTTGATATTCCTCCTTATGtggctgaaattacatttcatatattcaatcttgtttctacttatcctaaaacctttagactctAAATTTGTTCTCtgaagttctaacttagattccacccCGCTTCTACTTTCATAAATTAGAACAATATCATCTGCGAACAATATACGCCATGGGATCTTGGTTTGAATAtcctagtgagttcatcaatcactaaagcaaatAGATAATGATTATAAGTAGAatcttgttcagggcattatactTGCCTATGGCCACTTATCTTGTGTGCATGGATGggttaccatcatgtaaatactagaatAGTTTTATTGCTTGGGTAATTCTGTCCTAGTGTAAAAATGAGAGTATGACTCCTCAAACAGTTTGATGTTTCCTCGTGTCGGAGCTAAAATAACATATAAAGCTCTTAAGAGGAGGGTGAGTGTttatcaatcttgtaaaactcactactCATTGTAAACATGTTGCCTCCTTTGTTAGACACACATTGCTTGCAAAGGTGTTGCTTAATaaattacgttgcttcaatgtttattgcttgcttgcttctttatttatttattttattttattgcttgCTTGCTTACTTTCATGAATTGTTTACTGCTTCCGCTTACATTTCATTCAACTATTGTGAATGTGTAATGTTCTTAAACCGCAGGTAATCATTGGAAAACTAGTTTAAGTAGAAGTGCTTTATCTAGTGCCACACAAGCCTTCACAAGGTGTGGAATACTCAACCCGTAATGGTTGATATCAAAGCTCAGTTAATTGCTACGTGAATTCAGTTGCCTTTGTTGGGGATTGTGTTACGAATTGGTAAGAGTCCATGCCGACTAAtactaaaagaattgaaacacTAGAGGCACAGGCTGAGACAACCAACAATCTGGCCGTAAAGATGGCCAGACTTGCTGAACATGTGTTGATGATTTAGAgtgatcacaaaaacatcaataGAGTTCCATGGTGGAAATTTTAGGGGACCTCCACCATAAGGTAGAAACCTTGAAAGCTCAAATGGCGGATCTGACTGCAAAGGAGAActtgatggttcttgctataaGAACTCCAATGTTTCGAAGTTTAGAGGAACCAAGGTGCCAGAGCCCAAACGTTTGTGAGTGCCCATGATGCCAAAGAATTGGAGAATTTCTTGTTTAATATGGAGCCATACTTTTATGCGATGACGACGAACTTAGATCAGGTAAAAGTAACTATTGCAACAATGTATTTGGTTGGTGAGGTTAAGctatggtggcgtaccaagtacgaTGAAATTGAGAATGGATGATGTGTCATTGATTATTTGGGCAAACTAGAAATgcccaattctttcctaaaaATGTTGAGTATGATGCTCGATGCAAACTGAGAGATCTTAAGCACAATGGGTCAATCAAGGAGTATGTGAAATAGTTGTTTGCTTTGATGTTGGACATCTGATACATGTTGGAGAAAGAcaagttgttttattttcttgaggggttgaaacTATGAGCAAGAACAGAACTTCATCAACAAaaagttcaagacttgtctaccacACAAACTGTCGTGGAACACTTGACTAATTATGCTAGAAAGATTTCCCCAATGTCCAAAGAGAGTGGCATGGGTGGAAAtgatggaaagtctttcaagaaaggcaaacccaaaagtgggaAGCCGACACTGGCAATTTTGATATCATTTGTTGGTTTCATTTGTCTAATAGAGACCACCCTTGCATAATGCAAGTCATTGAGAAGAAAGGAGACGCTAAGAAGTTCCTTTCTATCATGCATCTCAAGAACGGATTGGAGGAGTGAATAGATATATCTAGTTATgttggtggtagacaaagaagcaAGCCAAAATCAAGAGCCTAAGACCATCCAAgctgtgttggatgagtataaagTTGTGATGCCAGAGAAGCTACCTCATAACTTGCCCCACGACAGGATGTGGAGCACGAGATTGAATTTTTCCCAAGAGTGAAACTGTCTGCTAAAGGGCCATATCAGATGGTGCCTCTAGAGTTAGTAGAGCTAAGGTAACAACTTGATGAATTATAGGAAGCGGGATATATACATCCTTCTAAAGCACCGTTcagagcatcggtgttgttttagATGAACATGATGGGAGCATGAAGATGAGTGTGAACTACTGCacgctcaacaaggtgacaatGCACAACAAATACCCTATCCCACTAATTATTGATTTGTCTAATCAACTAAGTCATGcaaagtacttcactaaacttgacttgaggtcaggcTAGATGAGGATAGGGATGGGGATGTACCAAAGACGACTTGTGTGACATGGTATGGGGCatatgagttcttggtgatgtcATTTGAGCTAAAGAATGTGCCCATGACATTCTACACCTTGATGAACCAGGTATTTCATGAGTATCTCAACAAGTTTGTCATGACGTACCTAAATGACATAGTTGTCTACAATTTCACTCTAGaagaacataaagagcatctagaGAAGGTGTTCATTTGGCTGAAGGAGAATAGTCTATATGTGAAGGAAGAGAAGTGCTATTTTGCTCaatggagcaacaaattccttggtcatgtgattgagcAAGGTCATACCAAAATGGATATGGCGAAGATGAGTTATTTAAGATTAGAAGATCCCAACGACAATGAAGGAAttgcattcctttcttggacTTCCAATGACTATAGAAAGTGGAGAGGTATTCGAGGAGAACTACTCTATTAATAGATACTGAAAAAGGGTTAGAGGTGGAGTTGGAGAGAGAAGTGCCAAGGAACCTTCAAAAACTTAAATGATGGCATGATGAGAGATCTAATACTTGCTTTTTTGGacatcatgaaacccttcgaggtacaGATAGATGCATCGAACTatgcccttggaggagtcttgttacaGGAGGAGCATAGCGTATAAGagtcgtaagcttagtgaagctaAACAGAGGTGCAAAGCTCATGGGAAGAAGATGATAGCGATGATACATTGTCTCTACATGTGACTACGTTACCCACATGGGTTGAAATTTGTGGTGAAAACTAGATAACTCAGCTGTTAGTGACTTCTTTACACAGCCAAAGTTATCACCCAAATAGGGCCATTGGCAAGAAATAAGAATTTCTGATGgagtttgatttcttattttaGAATAAGACAAGGCAGATGAACCGAGTTGtagatgcactgagtaggaaggtCAAACTAGTGGCCTTACATATTTTTAACAAACTAACAATAAGTACAATTACCAAGATGACGCAAAAGCACATCAACCTTGCCAAAGATCTAGTAGCTAGCAAAAGACGGCAACGCGTGCCAATTCTAAGATAAATTGTTAATGGCACATGATAGTCAACTCTTTGTGTCATGAACTGGAGATCTGAGGAAGGCACTACTGCTAAGAAAGTGTCATGACACCATGTGGGCAAGACAACGAGGATGGTATCACACTTTGGCATTGTTGAAGCAAAGGTATTATTGGTTGCACATgcttgatgatgtggttgattatacccaaaCTTGCATCACCTGctaacaagacaaggtggagtggAAGAAGTTCACAGGGTTGAAGGAGCCCCTACTAATAGCAACTAGACCATAGAGGGTGTCTTCATCACTAGCCTACCTAGAGTGGGAGATATGaggtctatacttgtggttacAGACAGGTTTTAAAAGTATGGTACCCTCATACCCGCACCAAAATACTATTTGGCAAAGAAGACAGCACAACTGTTTTTCAAcatattgtgaaatattggggtgttccccaacaTATATTAAGTGactgagactcaagattcacAAGCAACTTGTAGAAAAAACTTTACAAAATTCTCAGTTCATAACTTGACATCTGTTCGAGTAACCACCTGCAGACAGATGAATAGACGGAGAGATTCAAcgggctactagaagagtacttgcgtCATTTCGTTAATTCCAAtcaaaagaattgggtgcaactattTAATGAGACTTAGTTCTCCTTCAATGctcaaaggagctcaacaaccaacaaaagTCATTTTAAGCTCGTTACAGGCCACTAGTCATTACCTCACACAATGGACAATCCATATAAAGGAAAGAGTGCTAGAgaatacatcttcaccaaagaatgaaGACATAATGCAGAAATCACCCAAGCCTACCTGAAGAAAGCTTCCaagcggatgaagaagtgggccAATTAAGGGAGACGACCACTGCACTTCAATgtgggtgacttggtgcttgttaagctcaatcttgAATAGTTCAAGTTACTACGAGGTTGAGATAGGGGATTGCTTTACAAATATGAAAGACAAATCCCCATTTTGGCTAAATTAGGGAAGTCTCTTACAAAGTTGATCCTCCGACTTGGATGAAAATGCATCTTGTGTTTCATGTCAGTTGCCTTAAGCCATTCAACACTGAAACTGAAGATCCAAGCAGaaatcaatcaaccaaagcaCCAATGAAGACAATGCAACTTGATAGAAGAAAAGTTGAAGCCATCCTTGCAGATAGAAAGCTCACATaatcaaggaagaagcggcacaAGTTCTTAGAGAGGTGGAAAAACTTTGAAGATGAAGAAATTAGCTAGATTTTGCGCAAGACATGCAAACGTCCATGGACAAACTTGAAGAGTACCTAGCATCAAAGTCTACAAGGACATCGACTGCATAAATAGGGAAACgtcacaagccaagcttgttcgaggcattatgcttgcctttGACTACTTGTCTCGTGTGCATGGGATGGGTTACTATCACGTAAAAACTAGTATAGGTTTATTGTTTTAAGGGTATTTCTATCCTAGTgtaaaaatgggagtatgactcctcggacaatttgatgtttcctagtgtcaaagctaaaatagcatataaatCTCTTTAAGGGAGGGCAAGTTTTCATGAATCTTGTAAAATTCACTAGTCATCgtaaatgtgtttagcctacttgcctccctcactaaacacacaaTGCTTACGAAGGTGTTGcttaatgaattacattgcttcaatgtttaccatTTGCTTGTCATTTACTTTCATGAATTGTTTACTGCTTCCGCTTACATTTCATTCAACTGCTGTGAATGTGTTATGTTGGTAAACCGTGGTAATCATAGGCTACTTAGTTAatgagtgctttagctagtgtcACACATCCCTTCACGAGGTATGGATTGCTCAACCCATGACACATAGCATGCTCAAAGCACTCATGCATTTTATCTAGCCTACTTTAACTTTATGTACTGCGACCTCTTCAGTTTCTCCTTCcgcttgcataataaatccaagatattgaaatctactaACGTTGtttatctcttgattatcaagtatAATCTTATCTTTGATATTCCTCCTTGTATggctaaaattacatttcatatattcaatcttgtttctacttatcctaaaacctttagaccTTAAAGttgttctccaaagttctaacttagattctaccccgctcctactttcatcaatcagaACAAAATCATATGAGAACAATATACACCATGGGATCTCAATTTGAATAtcctagtgagttcatcaatcactaaagcaaatTAAATAACGACTCAACGTAGAACTTTGATGTATAACTATTGTGATTGGAAAGTCTCTAGATTCTCCATCTACATTactaacactagtcattactctattatgcatatccttaatgacattagtgtGTCTACGACATGCTCCCCTCTTCACTAAAAACCCACCAAagcacttccctaggtactctatcatatgtcttttctaagtcaataaaaaccaaACCTCCATAATGATtgtagagagaaaaaaaaaattcaaacaacaAGAAGTAGGTTCTTTAATGTAAGAAGCTATAAAACAAGATCAAAATCAAGTTGGCATAAGATCAATGTAACATCCGTAGGCCAAAGATCAcaataaaacaaagaaaacaagaaaacaaaactTACCTAACTTCACCAGTGAAAGCACCTCCTTTCCGAACCCAGCAGTTTTGTGCCGCAATGTAAAAATCAGACCGCAATAAACTTTtgacaaaaggaagaaaaacaaatGGAGGGCTTACTACAACCTCTGCAAAAAGGGGCATTTTAACCTCTTAAAAAACTTATAGATGTACTAGCCAGTCTAGAATGCAACATAATCTATACTATTTTTATAAGAAAACCTTGGGGGAAGGAATGTAATTTAACCACTTTTTactaaagaaattaaaaaatatacatttataCACTTATGGTCATGTTCTCTTTATTTCTGAAATGTATAAACTTGACTAGAACTAATTAAAAGAAAATGCAACACCCAGTGCACAAGGTTCACATGTCATAACATATGCAACCTTACCTCTAAATTTAAAACATGATCTTCTGTTATGGGAGGAATTTGAGAAAGACAAAGACATTTTCATGGAGAAGCATACAATAGATAAGTTATTAAAACAATCTCATATTGTAAAATGCACAAACTAGGCATGACAGGATAATGCTACTCATAAACAAGTTGCTAGATGGACCTAGTTATGTATGCTAGATTTAGATCAAATGATTCTATTTTGACATCCTAAAAGTTTAAATATGTGACGAAGTTCTTGCTATTGAGTCTGTCTCAACAACTCCTATCTTCTCCATATTTTTGAGTGTAATGATTACAGGCGCATTTTTTGAACAGTTCACTTAACATACTTCCCAAAATTATGCCAAGTCAGCTGTAGATCACTGAGAAAGTTTTAATTGAACAAACTTAGATATCATAGATAGAACTTGACTGAAGCTCTTCAAACTCACCCACAACATCTTCCGAAGGAACTTCGGCTTCGTTCAATGATGTAACAATCTTTTTTACCTCCTCTTTTGTTCCATTCTGCATAAATATTAAGTTAAGCATGTCATTTTATGCAAAGATAAAAAAGAGGTTATCTTCTAAATTCTGTCCCAAACTCAAAGTGCTGGATACCGGTGCATAGTCCTACACAAATGCAGGCCCAGAATGGCTTCATGATAAAATTTATAATTTGACATGATCACATGATTAAATCATACAAttaggaagaaagaaagaaaaacttcaTGTGCTCAAGGAACTATTAGGAGGCCCCAAAAATTTGGGGTGCCAATCGGCCCAATCTGCAACTTGCAAATAAATTAATCCACACCTTATAGATAATTAACTGGTTACTAAAATTCACAACTTTCCATTCTAAATTAAAATCCTCAAACTTCATAGCCATTCATACCGATCGCCAGTGAGAAACTGCACACATAGGCACAACCAATCTTAAAACAATTGCAGTATCAAAGATTAAAAGTAAAATCCTATCCTTGGGCAGTTCAGGCCGCAAAAGCTCAAAAAACATTAAACATCAAGGCATCTTTTGAACATTTTCCTTCGCCTTTCAGGAGCACTTTTATTCCTTCTAAAGAGAAATATTGGCAAGCATAATTCCGTAAAATGTAATTCAAAAGACTAACCAAGCAGTACCTAAGTTGCTCTAGAAAATGCAAATCACAAACAAAACTGAAATCATCACTGAATGATCTAGCAAAGCAACGAATATtctaaaaaagtgaaaaaaaatcaagaactaAATCTGAGGTAAGTACGAGTGCATGCAGATTGGGAACTGAGACAAAATCCATTCAGCAATCGAATCTTCATAACTTTATTAGAATCAAGATATGAAAAGTTCAATTGGCTACCAAGGATTTGTAGGAAGAAGAGCAATCAAATTCTgagtcaaaattttcaattatttagTATATCATGAAATAGAAGGCACCACTCAACTCAGCATACACAAACTCGAAAAAATAATACGCCAATTATTCTTGCCCTCTTTTCTCTTCCATTCTCTCGACCATCAAACAAATCTAAAGGTAAAAACAATGAAAGTGCGACGCAAACAAAATTAAAACTATTATCACATACGCATTTCCAGTTGCCGCCGACGAAGAATTGTCTGCTCATTTTCCCTGTTTTGTTCGACGGTTCAATACATGCGACGTAGAAGAAAGGAAGAAACAAGAACAAAGCTAGCAGATGCGGGGAGACGAAGACGAATAGTTAGACTCGTAGAAAGTATTTAGGACAAATGGAATAGTTGCAAGGGACGTAAAAACATTAATAGTTGGAGACATTAAAGTAATTTAAGAGTGATATTAGGTTTATATTATTTCATtcgcatttttatttttttttggatttcgTATTGGGTTTTCACGTATCCATTTTACGGTCcatgtgactaatcccacgccccttGAAGTCgatcccacaactccaaagggaggtaaatttcaggaatccagGAGCGGAAACAaacccgggagggtttgaacacctgacctcatgagaggcactcccacAGCCCACACTACCACCTAAACCATACCCTGGGGTATTTCATTCGCATTATTGAATCATACTAACTTGCGccacttattttttattttttttattacataggaactccaaccaccaacaagcccttcggacccgcgggtgcgacaccaaacctacggatcagtgtcctccccctaggtctcgctgatcagatAAAGTCTGGAATGCAGACACGgtttccgtgcatcagttggacgttcagccaacccgacccccgaaacacatctccattaccattcacGATCCCTGCTAACTCACAGAAAACTTTCACCAtcctttcaaattttaaaaagtgGATCTGTCGTTTAGAAAATTTCGAAACTATCACATATTTGATTTAGGGAATTTAGTTAGTAACATTATACTTCTACTATTGTTTGAACATGTGAATTTGACATGCTAAAATGTTCATATATCTATGAATGTAAAAATTTTCACAGAAACATGAAAATTTCATTTCTAGTTAtttctttaataatttttttgtgaATTCTATTTGCATGAAAACTCTATTTTTTGGATGAAATTGACGTCATTATTTGGGCAAGTTGAACAACAATACCCCTATACTATactctattattatatttagtaCAATACATTATTAAtgaaataaaagtaataataatattattatattttaataacaCAATAATTATAATTCTTCTGATATTGATCAACTATGTGTCAAGGGTATAATgatcattttaataataataataataataatgatgactCAAATTTCCATGTTGAACCAAGCATAGATATGGAAGCCCCGTCAATATTAAAATTCTTATAATGTGAACCAAATAAAAATATTCCCTTGAAACAGCCTCCCTTTTTCTAAAGTGAAATTCCTAGACTTTGCATAGGAATAATTTTTATGTTCTGAAGAAACACCTTAACTCCCCTTTAATTTTTAACAACCTTTAGACAA
This region includes:
- the LOC131147952 gene encoding triosephosphate isomerase, cytosolic isoform X2; protein product: MSRQFFVGGNWKCNGTKEEVKKIVTSLNEAEVPSEDVVEVVVSPPFVFLPFVKSLLRSDFYIAAQNCWVRKGGAFTGEVSAEMLLNLGIPWVILGHSERRLLMNESNEFVGDKVAYALSQGLKVIACVGETLEQRESGSTMAIVAAQTKAIADRVENWANVVLAYEPVWAIGTGKVATPAQAQEVHLELRKWLKDNAGAEVAASTRIIYGGSVNGANCKELATQSDVDGFLVGGASLKPEFIDIIKSATVKNA
- the LOC131147952 gene encoding triosephosphate isomerase, cytosolic isoform X1, producing the protein MSRQFFVGGNWKCNGTKEEVKKIVTSLNEAEVPSEDVVEVVVSPPFVFLPFVKSLLRSDFYIAAQNCWVRKGGAFTGEVSAEMLLNLGIPWVILGHSERRLLMNESNEFVGDKVAYALSQGLKVIACVGETLEQRESGSTMAIVAAQTKAIADRVENWANVVLAYEPVWAIGTGKVATPAQAQEVHLELRKWLKDNAGAEVAASTRIIYGGSVNGANCKELATQSDVDGFLVGGASLKVVVLCSLSHHYSYNFSML